In a genomic window of Paraclostridium bifermentans:
- the dcm gene encoding DNA (cytosine-5-)-methyltransferase, whose protein sequence is MKVCELFAGVGGFHLGLRDSSDEFDFVWANQWEPGKKVQYAYDCYINHFGDKDIHVNKDISLVDKKNIPDHDLLVGGFPCQDYSVARTGAKGIQGVKGVLWWQIRDILKEKQPKFVLLENVDRLLKSPAKQRGRDFGVMLACFNELGYSVEWRVINAAEYGFSQRRRRVFIFAFKNSTNFANRINVEDLESWIHTDGFFQDEFPILPINEVEKVKKCKIEMEYEDIVDISDNFNLEFENSGIMSNGTIYTEKTVPKYDGKFTLLRDILESNVDEKYYIDTDEAILEKWKAPKAAKKINRVSKTGHEYVFSEGALAFPDYTDRPARTMLTSEASVNRSSHVVEDPATGRLRKLTPVEAERLNGFRDNWTNTDMSERARYFCMGNALVVGLVTKMGNTILDIYKDEQGDLGLREVAITK, encoded by the coding sequence ATGAAAGTTTGTGAGTTATTCGCAGGAGTAGGTGGCTTCCATTTAGGATTAAGAGATAGTTCGGATGAATTTGATTTTGTATGGGCGAATCAATGGGAGCCAGGTAAAAAAGTTCAATATGCATATGATTGTTATATTAATCATTTTGGAGATAAGGATATTCATGTAAATAAAGATATTTCTTTAGTTGATAAAAAAAATATACCAGATCATGATTTATTAGTTGGAGGATTCCCTTGCCAAGATTATTCTGTTGCTAGAACTGGAGCAAAAGGTATTCAAGGTGTGAAAGGTGTTCTATGGTGGCAAATACGTGATATATTAAAAGAAAAGCAACCGAAGTTTGTTTTACTTGAAAATGTAGATAGATTATTAAAATCTCCAGCAAAACAAAGAGGACGTGACTTTGGAGTTATGCTAGCTTGTTTTAATGAACTAGGGTATTCAGTTGAATGGAGAGTTATAAATGCTGCAGAATATGGATTCTCTCAAAGAAGAAGAAGAGTGTTTATATTTGCTTTTAAAAATAGTACAAACTTTGCAAATAGGATAAACGTAGAAGATTTAGAATCGTGGATTCACACAGATGGATTTTTCCAAGATGAATTCCCTATATTACCTATAAATGAAGTTGAGAAAGTTAAAAAATGTAAAATAGAAATGGAATATGAAGATATAGTTGATATATCTGATAATTTTAACTTAGAATTTGAAAACTCAGGGATAATGAGTAACGGAACTATATATACAGAAAAAACTGTTCCTAAGTATGATGGAAAGTTTACTTTATTAAGAGATATATTAGAATCAAATGTAGATGAAAAATATTATATAGACACGGATGAAGCCATATTAGAAAAGTGGAAAGCGCCTAAAGCGGCTAAAAAAATTAATAGAGTTAGCAAAACAGGTCATGAATATGTATTTAGTGAAGGGGCATTGGCGTTTCCTGATTATACAGATAGGCCTGCTAGAACAATGCTTACAAGTGAAGCATCTGTTAATAGAAGTTCTCATGTTGTAGAAGACCCTGCAACTGGTAGATTAAGAAAATTAACACCAGTAGAGGCAGAAAGATTAAATGGATTTAGAGACAATTGGACTAATACAGATATGTCTGAAAGAGCTAGGTATTTTTGTATGGGAAATGCATTAGTTGTTGGATTAGTTACAAAGATGGGAAATACTATATTAGATATTTACAAAGATGAACAAGGTGACTTAGGATTAAGAGAAGTTGCGATAACTAAATAA